In Mycobacteriales bacterium, the DNA window AGGACGTCGAGGGCGAGGCGCTGTCGACGCTGGTCGTCAACAAGATCCGTGGCACGTTCACCGCGGTCGCGGTCAAGGCGCCCGGCTTCGGTGACCGCCGCAAGGCGATGCTCGCCGACATGGCCGTCCTCACCGGCGGCGAGGTCGTCAGCGAGGAGGTCGGCCTCAAGCTCGACCAGGTCGGCCTCGAGGTGCTCGGCAAGGCCCGGCGGGTGACGATCAGCAAGGACGCGACGACGATCGTCGACGGCGCCGGCAAGAAGGCCGCGATCTCAGACCGGATCCGTCAGATCCGTGCCGAGATCGACAACACCGACTCCGACTGGGACCGGGAGAAGCTCCAGGAGCGGCTCGCGAAGCTCTCCGGCGGCGTCGGCGTCATCCGCGTGGGCGCCCACACCGAGGTCGAGCTCAAGGAGAAGAAGCACCGGCTCGAGGACGCGATCTCCGCGACGCGCGCGGCGATCGAGGAGGGCATCGTCGCCGGCGGCGGCTCCGCTCTGGTCCGGGCGCTGCCGGCGCTCAAGGACGACCTCGGGCTCGAGGGCGACGAGGCGACCGGTGTGGCGATCGTGCGCAAGGCGCTCGTCGAGCCGCTGCGCTGGATCGCCCACAACGCCGGTCTCGAGGGCTACGTCGCGGTGCAGAAGGTCAGCGACCTGAAGGCCGGTTTCGGTCTCAACGCGGCGACCGGCGAGTACGTCGACCTGCTGAAGGCCGGCGTCGTGGACCCGGTCAAGGTCACCCGCTCCGCCGTACGCAACGCCGCGAGCATCGCGGGGATGCTGCTGACCACCGAGACCCTCGTCGTCGACAAGCCCGAGGAGGCCGAGCCCGAGGGCCACGGCCACAGCCACGGCCACTCGCACGGCCCCGGCGGTCACAGCCACTAGCCTTCGCGGCGTGGCGAAAACCGCCGATCTGCCGTCGCTGCTCGCGACCAGCGAGCGCGCGGTGTTCCACGGTGCGCCCGGCAAGGCCGTCGCCGACCTCGAGCAAGCGGTCGGGCTCGCGCAAAGCGAGGGCCTGCACGCCGAGGTCGCCGCGGCGGCCTGGCTGCTCGGCGTCGCGCTGACCGCCTCCGGGCGCTACGGCGCGGGCCTTCGGGTGCTCGTCCCGCTGCTCGAGGCGGGAGAGGCACGCGACGCCAGCACGACGACGGCGGAGTTGAAGCTGTTCTCCTCCCTTGCCGGCGGTACGGCGGCGAGCGTGCATCGCGGGCTCGGCCGGGCGGAGGCCGCGAT includes these proteins:
- the groL gene encoding chaperonin GroEL (60 kDa chaperone family; promotes refolding of misfolded polypeptides especially under stressful conditions; forms two stacked rings of heptamers to form a barrel-shaped 14mer; ends can be capped by GroES; misfolded proteins enter the barrel where they are refolded when GroES binds), translating into MPKILSFHSDARDSLQRGVDALADVVKVTLGPRGRNVVIDKKWGAPTITNDGVTIAKEVELEDPYENLGAQLAKEVATKTNDIAGDGTTTATVLAQAMVREGLRNVAAGAQPLALKRGIDAAVEAVNTKLLSIAREVGDQAEVANVASISAQDSAIGSLIAEAFAKVGKDGVITVEEAQTMGLELEFTEGMQFDKGYISPYMVTDPERMEAVLDDAYVLIHQGKISAVADILPLLEKVVQAAKPLLVIAEDVEGEALSTLVVNKIRGTFTAVAVKAPGFGDRRKAMLADMAVLTGGEVVSEEVGLKLDQVGLEVLGKARRVTISKDATTIVDGAGKKAAISDRIRQIRAEIDNTDSDWDREKLQERLAKLSGGVGVIRVGAHTEVELKEKKHRLEDAISATRAAIEEGIVAGGGSALVRALPALKDDLGLEGDEATGVAIVRKALVEPLRWIAHNAGLEGYVAVQKVSDLKAGFGLNAATGEYVDLLKAGVVDPVKVTRSAVRNAASIAGMLLTTETLVVDKPEEAEPEGHGHSHGHSHGPGGHSH